The genomic region AATACGCTACGAGAGCACCGCCTTTGGCGAAGAATACAAAGGTTGGCTATCACTAGCCTTAATCGTCAAAACCGCGCAAGGCGACTTAGATGAGCAAGTGAGGCGTTTAGATGAATGGCAGCAGCACTGGCCCAGCCATCCAGCTAACCAACCCCTGCCCGAAGACTTAGCGCTAATCCGTGAGCTGGCCGCCAATCAGGCCAAACAAATCGCCCTGCTATTACCTCTCACCGGTGCATTAGCACCCTATGGCCAAGCCATACGTGACGGCTTTATGGCTGCCCATTACCAAGCGTTACAGCATCGCAACAGCGCACCTATTATTAAAATTTATGACAGCGCCAGCGGCAGTAACTTCGCCGAACGCTATCAGCAAACGGTTAATGAGGGGGCCGAGGTGGTGATAGGCCCACTGGATAAATCCCATGTACGCCAGCTATTCGATGAGCCCATCAGCATTCCCACCTTGGCACTTAACCGCATAGAGGATTACGGCCAAGCACCCGAGCAACTATTTCAATTTGGCTTAGCCCCCGAAGATGAAGCCCTGCAAATTGCCGAGCTGGCCTTTTTAGAAAACCGCCGCAACGCCTTAATCATTAGCCCACGCGGTGATTGGGGTGAAAAAGTCAGCGCCGCTTTTGAGCAACACTGGCAGCAACTGGGCGCAAAAACCCTAGCTAATAGCCAGTTCAGTGGCCAAAAAGATTTATCAAGCTCTATAAAAAATGCCCTCTACCTACAGCACAGCGAAAGCCGCGCCCGCCGCATACAAGCCCTTGCCGGCCAACGTGTAGAGTTTGAGCCCCGCCGTCGCCAAGATATAGATATGATATTCTTATTAGCGCACCCCGAGCAGGCCCGCTCCATCAAACCCTTGCTCGACTACCACTACGCTAGCGACCTGCCCATATATGCCACCTCAAGAATCTACAGCGGCTATAGCGACAAGAAAAAAGACAGCGACATTAACGGCATTAAATTTACCGATATACCCTGGGTGCTCAACCCCGACAGCCCCTTAAAGCAGCTCGTTAATCGCGAACTGGACAACAGCAAGCTCTACCAACGTATGTATGCGCTAGGCGTAGACAGCTACCAGCTCTACCCTAGGCTAAAGCAATTACAGCACATACCCGACAGCCGCGTGTATGGCCAAACCGGCACGCTCAAATTAAACCCAAGCAATCAAATAGAACGTACGGTATTATTAGCTCAGTTTGTTGGCGGCCAAGCCAAAGTCATCGCCGCTGCCGACCAATCATTACATCAGGCATTTACGCCGCCGGCTGCAAAAACTGCTAGCCCGCGAGATGCCATAGACACCCGAATACTCAAGCAGTAAACATGACAAAAAACCTGTTGAAAAAGAATAGAAGGAGCCATGGATGGCACTGCAATACGTTGTTAACCGATTAAAACGCTCATACCAAGCGCGCAAGGCTAATTACAGCGGCCAACAAGTAGAACAACTGGCCGCCAAATATTTAACCCGCCATCAATTGCGTGTTTTAGCGTTCAATTATCGCTGCCGCCGCGGCGAGATAGATATTATTATGTTAGACGGTGAAACCATCGTATTTGTAGAGGTGCGTTATAGGCGCAGCAACAGCCATGGCACACCGCTGGAAACTGTGGATTTTCGCAAGCAACAAAAATTA from Dasania marina DSM 21967 harbors:
- a CDS encoding penicillin-binding protein activator, which codes for MTFRTAFFSAFKPAVLTTALLLSLAACTPQDGGSGAEQTPAAQNTPQQIQELLQQLQKSAGNKRQNLQLTLVELLLQEQQRDLASQILEELQAEQLSNSQYISYSKLLCQLYIQRGLYQQALITLDRERLVNLSDQFNVTQQLDFTHLRAKVLALLGSHLASAQQRIYIDPLLDSETQSLNRKSIWRSLMYVPTGELIRYESTAFGEEYKGWLSLALIVKTAQGDLDEQVRRLDEWQQHWPSHPANQPLPEDLALIRELAANQAKQIALLLPLTGALAPYGQAIRDGFMAAHYQALQHRNSAPIIKIYDSASGSNFAERYQQTVNEGAEVVIGPLDKSHVRQLFDEPISIPTLALNRIEDYGQAPEQLFQFGLAPEDEALQIAELAFLENRRNALIISPRGDWGEKVSAAFEQHWQQLGAKTLANSQFSGQKDLSSSIKNALYLQHSESRARRIQALAGQRVEFEPRRRQDIDMIFLLAHPEQARSIKPLLDYHYASDLPIYATSRIYSGYSDKKKDSDINGIKFTDIPWVLNPDSPLKQLVNRELDNSKLYQRMYALGVDSYQLYPRLKQLQHIPDSRVYGQTGTLKLNPSNQIERTVLLAQFVGGQAKVIAAADQSLHQAFTPPAAKTASPRDAIDTRILKQ
- a CDS encoding YraN family protein, whose translation is MALQYVVNRLKRSYQARKANYSGQQVEQLAAKYLTRHQLRVLAFNYRCRRGEIDIIMLDGETIVFVEVRYRRSNSHGTPLETVDFRKQQKLLITAEHYLQQHFQNAPCRFDVISAHCDPVSAELCFDWVKNAFSY